A window of Sebastes umbrosus isolate fSebUmb1 chromosome 6, fSebUmb1.pri, whole genome shotgun sequence genomic DNA:
GCAGAGGATTTTCGGTCGATTCAACATGATGAATCGGCGGCGGCGCCCatttgtgagagaaatcactcggattggctgttcagctgaagtgaatcagtgcacgagatgaataacggacgtgaggaaagcaagccaacgagtaaagtcgagaggaaaaacacagaagatcgttccaatacacagatattttcccagcgacatggccatctgcaTATTTTTAAGATGCTTTGGGGGCCTTTTGTAAGTTATAGTaacataattcaatatttttcatatctaaacatcataataaattTATAGCTGTTTGGGGCCCCAGGCAGTTTCCTAACTTGCCAAACATTAAAGTCTGCTCCTGCATAAAAGCATCTAATGAGGGGTATGTAACGGTAATGGGAGTAAGTAATGCATGTTGGGAAAAGGGCCGACCTCATTGGATTTAGAAAAATAGTGTGTGCACAACAACTCTGAGGGATAAGACAAGAATTGCTTACCACTGATTTATGCTGTTAACAATGACATGACTCTGACTTGCAGCATTTGGATTTCTgcagcattttttaaattatctgGCATAAACTGAGGTCAGGTCAGGTTTTTCTAGAGAATCCGTATGCTGGACGCTGGTTATACTAATCCCAGTGGCAGGTTGTAAGTCCCAGGTAAACCACTTGAAATAGACTATATGTCGGGATGGTTTTTATTGGTTTTAATCTGCTGTTTTTGCCCTTATTGTTTAACATGTCTCTTTGTTAAATGCAAATTACTTTTCTGTCCCCGTCACAAGGAAAGTGTTGTGCTGAATAGTAAGAAAGTGGAAAGTAGAAAGTGCAGAGAGCTCGGTGGGTGGTTCAGAGACCGGAGTTACAGAGTTACAGCAGCTGTGAGGTAACAGTAAAGTAATTGTGTGCAAAGACCCGATAAAATATCACTCATTCCACCTTTCATTAAAAGACAGGTGAGTTTAAGGTGCATTATTATCCATTCTGCAGTGCCTCCACAGAATAACAAGCCAAACAAGCCAAACAGGTTTGGTGTGTTCCTGTAAAACATTAGCACAGCTCCCTTCTGACCTGCTGGATTAGATTAGTAACACTTCCCTCATTGTTATTATCACCATATCTCAACTGGTCAACCAAAGGAAATACATTTCATGGTGCGTTGTATTGGTTTTAAAGTGGACATTATTTACACAGGCCTGTTAACTGTGCCATTTGTTATCAAAGTGCAAAAAGGGAACAAGGAAGTGAACCTCTGTACAGTGTCAGTAAATGCTTTGTTGTTATTCTGTGGTATAAAAGAATGAGGAAGTTCCAGAAAAGGGAACGCACAGTCAAACAGGTACAGCCTCCCAAAGACTCCACCTGAGGATCTAAAGCAAGCAGCACCTGTCTGTTTTCTACTACGAGCCTTATTAACAACCTGTGAATCCCGCCACAGAGACGGATCTGATGATCAGTTCGATTCAGAGTTACAGATTTAGGTTCAGGGTTTGCTCTCCTGAGTATCGATGGATTCAGCTTTGCTCCTGAATCAGGCTGTCGGTCTAGATGTCGTGGACCTTCTATCTGTGACGCCAGCTCAAAGCTGCTCTGAGAACAACCTGAAGTTTATCTGTGAGTTTCAGCCAGGAACTGGTCCACCACAGGCGCCTGGCGATGAAGATTACAACATCAATATGGACTGCGAGTCAGTGTCAGTCATCCTCCCTGCGCAGTGCAGTGTCTACCAGCTGCGGCTACGCATCTGTATGCAGGTAAACTGAACCCTACTGGATGGtctgtttgttctttttctgagtattttctttttcagtatATACACATTCATAGCTGGTATCTGCAACCGACTACATTCTGCACTTCTATAGATAAGTACTTTGCTAAGACACACATATTGACCTGTTCACGTTGTTCAAACAAAAAGATTTAtatcctttacttcagtaaaggtactaataccacactgtgaaaacactcccccacaagtaaaagtcctgcattcaaaaccttattGAAGtataagtattatcagctaaacgTAGTTAAAGTATTCTCCAGTAGTAGTACTGCTGCGTCAGTAAAATGTtcctgtcagtgttgtgttattATCTATCTGTGTtcatattactgctgcattaatgtgcatGTTGCATTTTAACTCCTCTATAtcctgttggctagtttaatctgcagcaatgcatcatggtcaataagatcatcatgtgtttgtagcgttgctgtcctgtgagaaGCACGTATCTCtaatgttttcagctttgtgacgatgcatctTCCAGCTGATCCgtgaggctttttaaagagtttatttagcttcagaaggacgaagaggaggatttactcttcatccttcagtttatcacaaacatctaacatcaacacatctgaaGATACCTGGTTTTACCTACCAACCTTATCATCTGAACAGTAACTAACGCTGTCAGATCAATgaacaatatttacctctgagatgtagtggaggagaagtagaaagaagaagaaagaaagaagaaagcaCAGAATTGAAATACTAAAGTTAAGTACCTCACATCTGTAATTAAGTATAGTACTTCAGCAATTCCACTACAACTACTGGTTGGATTGTCTTGAAATTGCTAATTCATGGTGCCCTTTATTGACTTTAGTGATCCCTTGACTTTCTGTAGCGCCACCATGACgttcacatttgtgttttttagtgaaatgtcttgacaactGCTGAATAGATTTCCTTGAAGTTTGGTTCACACGTCTGTGTTGCCTTCAGGATGGagttgtaataactttggtgatcctctgacttttttatttaatccataatcaggtcaacattttaattagtCTAATACTTTGGTCTCtcaccaaatacctgcaaaactaaagaCGCTCCCACAATATGCTACACAAGGTGgagaacatggtaaacattatacctgctaaacatcagcatgtcagCATTATCATAGCACTCAGCTTAAACCACCACTGTGCTATATGCTATCTACAGTTTAGGACCTCTATGACCTCTCAGAGCTGCTAGTGTGTCTGTAGACTGTTTGTTGAAATAGATAATCAACCTGCAACCCTCAACATGtgtcaaatgtttttctgtttgccTTCAGGCACAGGAACAGAATTGCCATCCAGACCTAGTGGCAGTGTTGGACCCAGAGAAATACACCCTGCTATATGCCAGAGGGGACGACTGGTACGAGGCCTACGATGACTGTCAGGTTATCAGGACGTTAGATATCCCATGGTCATGTGACGAGACTGGCCGTCTGTTGGCACACATAGTGGTGAAACCGCTGCTGGCGGTGGAttcagaggagaagaagaaacaacagCAGTGTCTGGCTTTCCTGATTGGACACGACCTGGAGAAAGAAGCGTCTGACAGACTCGGTGAGCTCACATTCACCCGCAGGAAACTGGCATCTCCGAGAAGACAAGAGCTAAGGAGTCGGGATGCCGAGTTGTATGCCACAGAGCCTTGGGTAACACGTGCCCCCATCCCAGAGGAGCTTCAGGTCCAGCTGAAGAGAAAGCTCCCTGTCACCCTCCATTACATGAACAAGATCAGCTTCAGCATACAGGTAGACTTCAGTACAACACCAGATGTTCTTCATCAAGTGTTCAGAAGGGTGGCGGCAGACCAGGGGCTTGCTTCTGACTCTTCTGATAGTCTGGTGTTGAAAGTCTCTGGCAGGGAGGAGTTTTTATCTGGAGACTACCCCCTGAGTGATTTCCTCTGGGTTCGACACTGCCTGAAAACCAACCAAGACCTCCACCTCTCTGTGGTCCCTCTGGCGCAGCTCGTCGATGAGACTGTCAAGTTTGTGGACTGGCCGCTTGTTGATGCTTCAAGTGGCCAGTTCAGCTCCCATGATGATCTCCGCCTCGAAGGGAAGGATTTGGATGACATCTTCATGATATCATTGTGGGACTGCAACAGAAGACTCCGTGTCAAATTGCTTGGCTTTGACATCCCAAAACTTCCAAGCAAATGCCCTCAGTCGGTTTATGTAAAAGCCTCCATACTTTATGGTAACAAGGTTCTCTCGTCAGTGTCCTCCCTTCCTAAGGCCTTCACAGATGAAGTGCTGTTGAACGAGTGGCTGGAATTTGATGTTCTCCTCAGGGATCTGCCACGTGGAGCCAAGCTGGGTTTCACTATTAACGCTGGCGACATCCCCCCAGTAGCCAAAGACCCGAAGACGCCATCGCCATCAGTCAATAAAGCACCAGATCTGCAGAAAGGGAAGGGGAAGGTGCTCTACTTTGTCAATCTTCTCCTCATTGATCACAGGTCAGGTTTTTAATATCAATTACAATGACATTTGTGATGTATTTTTCAGTGTTTAATGTCAAAAAGGTAAAACACGGTAAAATGAAATTTCCCTGTAGCTGATTGAAGAGCTACTTGTAGATTTAATTTCCTACTGTATCTTTTatcttaaagctagggtcggtcATGTTGAGAAACTATaacaagagtacactagatttaaaaacataatcCGACCTATTAACCAGCCCAGTGATGCCAACTCTCCTTCAATGAAAGCAGcaagcagcactagctccagaAGTCCCTAAttctagagagaaagtctccAAATCATCAGCACTGACAGTCtgtccctccaaagacactcccccaacaCTATcattaggtaggtagacaggtagctAGACAGGTTGGTAGACAGGTTGgtagacagtccgtcccttcagtcCTCCCTCCAGAGACACTCCCCCAACACTATCATTAGGTAGGTAAACACCCAACATGCCTACTGTTAGTATTCACAGCTgtcggtaacactttatatatCTAAAACAAATCCAGCTGCGTTGGATTGATAATTGAGTATTTCTAAAAAATATCCAGACTATAAAAATGATATCACAACCATGGTCTTAACATATTGTTCTGAAAGGATCATAACACAGCATTGGCCTATCACAAGTTATTAACAAATCTTTTCAAATTGTGCACGTGTTGGTCCCTGCAGGTCTGTCCTCAGCCAGGGACCCTACACTATGCACATGTGGTCGTACCCTGACCTGGAGGAAGAGGTCAACACCTACCAGGCAGACAAACTGTCCTGTGCTACTAACCCAGACATAGCTGACTCCATGGCTATCAGCTTCCTCCTCGACCGCTACAGCTTCCCTGTGGTTCTGCCAAACAGCATCAGCCCCTCTGAATGCTCCGGCAATCCCGCCTCCAGCCTCACCCTGACCAAGTCTACtgcactctcctcctcctcctcctcctcctcacccccgTCCACCTTACCCAGACCACAGTCTCCCTCTCTGCAGGGGAAATCTCTCCAGGACTCACTGAGTGACACTGTGACTCTCAGAACCCCATCTGCAGTCACCAGCACCAAGGGGCcttgcctcaaaaggttccgGGAGGAGAGCATCCGCTACGCCTCAAATCTACCCCATTACCTGCGCAATGTTGACTGGATGAACCGCAGAGTGGTTGAGGATGTCCACTGGCTGCTGGGGAACTGGGATGCTGGAGAACTGGATGTAACCGTGGCCCTGGAGCTGTTAAGCATGGACTTTGCTGATGTGACGGTCAGGAGACTAGCAGTCCAGAGACTGGAGAGCCTGTCCAACGATGATGTACTGAAGTATTTGCTGCAGCTGGTGCAGGTATGTGTTTGTATCTAGAggaacaaagtgtgtgtgtggaggaacaaagtgtgtgtgtgtgtgtgtgtgtgtgtgtgtgtgtgtgtgtgtgtgtgtgtgtgtgtgtgtgtgtgtgcgtgtgtgtgtgtgtgtgtgtgtgtttgtgtgtttgtgtgtgtctgtatgtgtgtgtgtgtgtgtgtgtgtgtggatgaactgtgacaataacaaaagattTGAAGGTACTTTTCTACGAATATTATACAACCCAGTGCAAAAACACCACTGCTAAGTTAGTACAGATTTAGATCCACACCTATAttgaaataaacaattaaaatccAAGCTAATTAATTGTGACATAATTCAGTAGATAATCAATAATTCAATAACTCAGCTAAAAAAACGGCAATTACCAACAGAAACGGGGCAAAGCCGGCAGCTGCACCAGGGCCCCAGACGCCCAGACGCCCAGGGGCCCACGGGCCCAGATCCACTGTGCTCTTATTACTAGTGTGCCATTAGTTAAGAAGCTGAACCAAAGTTACCACGTTACAGTAGCTGACCCCTGTACTATGCTGTAgattggtgacatcactatcagttgttctgtatcTGCTGACCCCTGTACTACGCTGTAgattggtgacatcactatcagttgttctgtatcTGCTGACCCCTGTACTACGCTGTAgattggtgacatcactatcAGTTGTTCTCTGTCCTGTATATTCACTCAGACCCTCAAAGTCGAGCCTTACCACGACAGTTTCCTCGCTCGGTTCCTCATCCAAAGAGCTCTGCGGGTGAGTCATGCAGCATCCTAATATTCAGTGTACACAACACAGCACATATCCTACTATACTAGTATATAAGAATGTTAGTGGTGCAGAAAaagaacattattattaataatttgttatttttggtGGAGGTTTAAAGATGGTATCAGTTCCACACAGTTGGAGATTGAGCACCAAGTAAAAATTggggaaaacatttatttatcagtTTCATTGTAAACTAGAGACCCATCTTTGATGGGATCAGACCAGCCGCAATGCCAAATCAGGCCAGGGGCGTaaagggggcgggggggggcaATGGCCTCTTCCCTACTTCCTACCACCTACTGCTGCTACCCTTGTTTGAACCACACCCATCTTCTAActcagccttcattttgatctcaactacacacctgtaatgTCTCCTGACTGACTCtatcacagagacagacagacagacagtcagactgacagacagacagacagacagacagacatctgTCACTCACCTCCCCTCCACTGTCTCCTCCTTCACTGCAGAGCAAGAGAATCGGCCACTTCTTCTTCTGGTACGTCCGCAGCGAGGTGGCCGGGTGTCTGTACTTCCGCCAGCGCATGGCTGTGATTCTGGAGGCCTACCTGCTGGGCTGTGGTCAAGCCCAGCTCCACAGCTTCAGGCAGCAGGTCCAGGCTGTGGAGGCCCTACAGGAGGCTGCTATAGCGATTAAAGAACTGTACCCCGACAAAACCGACCTTACTCCTACAAGTGAGACACATCTAAGAAAGACATTCTTATGGAGTAGCACTATATTTATACTTTTACAGAATGATAAAGTCAAAAGTGTGCCGgtagtgtggtgacgtagtttaaagagcgaaagagacacaccgggcgtgtgagaggggaggtggatggtcCAGCGAacaggctttcatccaggagaccgctgcttgtgtcccgtgttcaaaACGTCACgccacattttcactgtacaaacatcgTAGTTTTAATCACAACCATGtcgtttttcctaaacataactataaTGGTTTACTTGGTGTCAGAGTGCATGTGCAGTACATGTTAATGAGCTGTGGAAATGCAGCAACTCACCAGAAGAAATTGCAACAGCATCTCAAAGAGATCCAATCCCCCTATTCTGCCATTTGGTGCATCACTAAACTAATCTGCATAGTGTCtttgagtcttttttttctcattactgGTGAAGTAAcgtgtgtttctgttgtttcaGCTCCCCTCAAGCTTCAAGAGCTTCTTAGAAACTGTAATCTGCCAGATGAGTTCCTGCTGCCCTTTGACCCCCGAATCAAAGCTGGACGGATTTTGGTAAGCCTCGCTaatgctgtttgtgtgtttgtgtgtgtgtgtgtattaaaaaTGTTGGTAACGCTTTACATTAAAGCCCACAGCGCACCGCGTAATTACTCTGGAGTAAAGCGTCAGGCATACCAGGAACGTCAAGATTGCGTGGCGGCTGcctggcgtggtggctgcgtgattcacgtgTCGGGCATTCACatcagctgcatttcagctacgtgtctgctgcgtttctgctgctgcagttgctgctgtcagccctttctttctacatagtttgccttttaatggccatttcatttaattataaacatcatctatatttattttagaccgagaaagaaacgtgtggtaatttgtaaataatagtaataatccacaattaaaactccgtactatattcattcatggagctctccaagtcactgcgtgttccacagcactgactgctcatatttcagaataaaagccttgtgttaacaaatgaaggaattatgtccacagaaaaaatgtttaagggcttttattttgaaatgaaagcaggaagtgttgatttaaaagtaagtttttacttttttttcatctcggtaacatattctacagatagacatcgaaactgtagtaatcttgctgatatgatatcaatatacagtcaatacatcactttcactgtctgttacTGCTGTGAGACGGGCGCGGCACgcatcaaaaataggcgagacctatattctctagaagagacgcagctgagacgcgcgtctcacgtgggcagtgtggctgctctaacctgttaacacggatgccgaaataaaaaacaacaggtacgcagccgccacgcgctcctgacgttcctggtgtgtccgggctgtcAGGAGAACGGTGTACCAGTACAGTACCTaccagtatatatactgtatgaaggtACTGGTGTAGGTACCAGTAccttcatacagtatatgtactgtatgaagatatgtactgtatactgtatgtagtttCTGGAACGAAGAAGGGATCTTATGGAATAAGGGGGGTCTTACAAAGAACGTATACTGTAGTTATTATTCAACTACTGGGTACCTATTCTATTATTACAGGGTATGTATGACCTACTGAGAAATAACCTGCACATTTGGGATGAACTGATTACCAACAAACAGGTAAACTACATTGTGTGTTGTCAGGTGTTGTTCACCTTTTTAACACCAGCATTGATGTGTTTCATCACAGTAAAGTCATATCATTTAGTTTACACCTCAAAAACACATTGAAGTGTGCAGAACCTCTTTAAATAATACCTATAAACCCTTCATAAAGGGTGACTTATCAGAAAGTAACAAGTAAACATCTGCaggaaaactgaaataaaaaagatttaaaaatgagaaaagtgTGACGATAAAACAGCATTCAAAGTTCCACAAATTCACTAAAatctcaaatatattttttgggatggatttttttattgacaCCGTTCATTCAATACAGACCTGTCTCTGATAGAGTAACTATCCGAGGGTGTGAAAAGTCCCTCTGGCAGAAAGAGCAGGAAGGGTTGGGAATGGTCTGTAGGGATGTATTTCCTCTGAGGGGTCCGATATGTCCTACTATGACACACGTTGAAATGGATCAACTGGTGGTTTGGGTTCTTGGAACAGTTGAAATATCGTCCCAAACTGCATCCTAATCAATTGTGTTTTCCTCCGAGGTCAAATCTTCTCGGTTTCTTACATCTGATAGATGAATCATAGACACAAGTCCTCTGAAGGGGAATCAGAGATCCAATTAATGACTGAGTGGACCTCAAAACCTTTTCCCCAATGGAGCTCCAGAACATTTAATAGCAGAGTGTAAACGTAGATAAAAGAAGAATTAAGTCTTTGGGACGTCAAAACCGCTCTTACAGTAGGTCTTCAAAGCTTAATGAACCTTTTGAGACGAATATGTGAAGAGCATAAATACCTTTCTCACTCCATTGCTTACAAACAAAGGGTTGATTTCCAGATAGTATGTGCATGTTGTTCCATATTGGGATCTGAAAATGAC
This region includes:
- the si:rp71-17i16.5 gene encoding phosphatidylinositol 4,5-bisphosphate 3-kinase catalytic subunit gamma isoform — encoded protein: MDSALLLNQAVGLDVVDLLSVTPAQSCSENNLKFICEFQPGTGPPQAPGDEDYNINMDCESVSVILPAQCSVYQLRLRICMQAQEQNCHPDLVAVLDPEKYTLLYARGDDWYEAYDDCQVIRTLDIPWSCDETGRLLAHIVVKPLLAVDSEEKKKQQQCLAFLIGHDLEKEASDRLGELTFTRRKLASPRRQELRSRDAELYATEPWVTRAPIPEELQVQLKRKLPVTLHYMNKISFSIQVDFSTTPDVLHQVFRRVAADQGLASDSSDSLVLKVSGREEFLSGDYPLSDFLWVRHCLKTNQDLHLSVVPLAQLVDETVKFVDWPLVDASSGQFSSHDDLRLEGKDLDDIFMISLWDCNRRLRVKLLGFDIPKLPSKCPQSVYVKASILYGNKVLSSVSSLPKAFTDEVLLNEWLEFDVLLRDLPRGAKLGFTINAGDIPPVAKDPKTPSPSVNKAPDLQKGKGKVLYFVNLLLIDHRSVLSQGPYTMHMWSYPDLEEEVNTYQADKLSCATNPDIADSMAISFLLDRYSFPVVLPNSISPSECSGNPASSLTLTKSTALSSSSSSSSPPSTLPRPQSPSLQGKSLQDSLSDTVTLRTPSAVTSTKGPCLKRFREESIRYASNLPHYLRNVDWMNRRVVEDVHWLLGNWDAGELDVTVALELLSMDFADVTVRRLAVQRLESLSNDDVLKYLLQLVQTLKVEPYHDSFLARFLIQRALRSKRIGHFFFWYVRSEVAGCLYFRQRMAVILEAYLLGCGQAQLHSFRQQVQAVEALQEAAIAIKELYPDKTDLTPTTPLKLQELLRNCNLPDEFLLPFDPRIKAGRILLDKCKVMASKKKPLWLEFSAMPSPTSVTPVGIIFKQGDDLRQDMLIIQALVVMDSIWQEKSLDLNLIPYGCISTGHNIGMIEIVRNAVTIASVQRSHGGTTGAFRNDALFEWLKSKCPLQEIHYQTTETFVKSCAGYCVATYVLGIGDRHNDNIMITDQGNLFHIDFGHILGNRKHFLGVSRERVPFVFTPDFLYVMGRDKGRNSLYFQRFKETCTKAYLSLRSHSRLLITLFSLMLLTGIPELSAAEDMRYLREALQEEQGEAEAKEHFLHQISVCEQKGWTVQANWWIHMMAGIK